DNA from Ancylothrix sp. D3o:
AAATTCATCTTGGGGGAATGAGCGAAAGTTTTCAAACGCTTTCCACAGCAGATTTTCTTTGTAGTTGATAACGTGGTCATAATCTACGCGGTTTTTAGGAAACTGCGGCGGTTTGGCTATGTCTTCGTGGCTGAGTAAGCCTTTTTCTCGCAGAATTTCTGGACTGATTAACAATGGGTTGCCGGCCATTGCTGAATAGGAAGCATAAGGGGAGTTTCCGTGACCGGTTGGCCCTAATGGCAATATCTGCCATATTCCTTGTCCGCTTTCTGCTAAAAAATCAACAAATTTATAGGCTTCTGGCCCTAAGTCTCCTATGCCAAATCGACTTGGCAGGGAGGTGGGGTGTAGCAAAATGCCGCTTGCTCTGTGGGGCATATCCTTGCTGATTCCTCAGTTAGCTTTGTTTCCGTAAATCTTATACTTATTGAAGCACTCCACCATCATTCCTAAGTTTTAATTTTTATTTTCTGTTGTTCTGCTGCTAGGATGTTACGGTTGTTGAGCATGGCCATTATATTGTCTTAATCTAAAATCTAAAATCGGAAATTTAACGTTTTATGACTTATCGCAATCCTGTCCCGACGGTGGATATTATTATTGAGCTTGTTGACCGCCAAGACCGGCCTATCGTTTTAATCGAACGTCGCAACCCTCCTCACGGTTGGGCTCTTCCGGGGGGTTTTGTGGACTATGGCGAGCCGGTTGAGGTGGCTGCTCGTCGTGAGGCTCTTGAGGAAACTGGCTTGAATGTTGAGCTTATTGAGCAGTTTTGTGTCTATTCTGACCCGAACCGTGACCCCCGTCAGCATACTCTGAGTGTTGTTTTTATTGCTGCTGCTACTGGTGAACCCCAGGCGGCTGATGATGCGAAAAATTTGGGGCTTTTTGTGTTTTCTTCTCTGCCTGATGTTTTGTGTTTTGACCATGACCGCATTTTGCGCGACTATTGGTTTTACCGGCATTATCACATTCGCCCTCGTTTGGGTTTTTAATTTATATAAGTTATTGTTGCTAATTCCGCTGCTTTTACCCCCAGTCTCTACAAGAAGTTACCCCAGATGTAAGAAAGGTTGGCTCAATCTCACGGTTGAGATTTATTGATATTGGAATAAATATGCAATTTTAATGTATATTTAAGGTTTCTAATTATTGGATGGGGTTCTCATTGTAAATTCTTATGTTCTTTTTATTGAGTTTTTTTGTCAGAAAGCTGCTAACTTATTTAGGGAGTTAGTTGCAATTTTTGTCAATAGGTTGATTATGAACGAATTTGTAGGGGTTGTTGGGTTGGCACGCAAGCGGGTGGTTTTGGGTGCTGGGATATTGTGTTTGGGTTTGGCTGGTTTGACCGGCTGCGGTCAGGAGCAAGCTTCTCAAAATACGACTACTAGCCAGAATACACCGGCAGCAACTGCGGGAAATACAGCACAAAATACGCCGCAAACTTCTTCTCAGCCAATGTCTAAGTTGACGGTAGCTTTTGCTTCTCGCAAGGATGCTACAGAGTTAGAGGCAAAAGCTAAGGCGGTTGGTGAGTTTTTGTCTAAGGAAATGGGAATGCCGGTGGAAACGGTGATCGGCGATGATACGGCTGCTGTTGAGGCTTTGAGATCGGATAAAGTAGATGCGGCTTTTTTGAGCAGCCGACCGGCTTTGAAGGCTGAGGAATTAGCCGGATCTCGTTTGGTTTTGGCAGAGGTTAGAAAGGACTATTCTGGGGGTCATACTTATAATTCTGTTTTGGTTGTCAAAGAAGATAGTCCGCTGGCACAAAAGGCTACGGCTAAGGAAACTTTGGAACAGTTAAAAGATAAGAAAATGGCGTTTGCTTCTCGCACGTCTGGGTCTGGTTTTATTATTCCCACCGGCGAATTAGTTGGGCAAGGTTTGGTGGATGGCCCAGATCGTTTAGAAAACTTTTTTAGTCAGGTAAATTATGGGGATGGTTACAGTAGTGCACTGAAAGCTGTTCTCCAAGATCAGGCGGATGTAGCGGCGGTTTCTGAATATGCTTTGAAACCACCTTATATTACCGAAGAAGAAGCCGCACAATTGCGGGTTTTACATTCAATTCCGGGGGTGCCGGCTCATGGAATTACGCTGGATGATGATGTGCCGGCAGACGTTAAAGAAAAGTTTGTCAATGCGATGATGAAGTTAAATGAGCCGGCAAATAATCAATTGTTAACGGCTCTTTATAATTCGACGGAGTTGGTAAAAGTTGACCACGACAAGCATTTAGCTCCGATGAAAGATTCCCTGAAACGGGCAAATATGACTCCTTAAGGGCAATTAGGGATAGGGTAAACGGTGACTGGAAAAAGTAATTCTAGTCACCTATTTTTCTGTTAAATTGAACAGAATTTTCTGATAAATTCCGAGAAAGACTTTGAGGGCTATTTAAAAAATTTAATTAGAGATGATTGAAAATGAGGGAAAACATTTGATGCGGGATGCGCTTCGCCGTGCGAAAATGACTCCATAGTTTGTTTATTGTTCATGGTTCATTGGTCAGGGCGTGCCCCCCTGCACGGCTTGTACAATTGTCATTTGTCAAGAGTGAAAATTGGATTTAATGAACTATGAACCAGGAAGCAGGAATAATCAACAATTAAGAATAAGCCATGATTATTGAGTGTAAAGGTATAGAAACGGGTTATAATTTGGCACTAGGCCGGCCTATTTTAAATGGCATTAATTTTTCGGTAAAATCAGGCGAATTTGTGACGCTTTTGGGGTTGAATGGGGCGGGTAAATCGACGCTTTTAAAAGCATTGGTTGGGTTGGTTCCTATTCAAAAAGGCGAGATTTGTGTTAAGGAAGTGCCGGTGAAGGGGGAGACGTTAAAAGAAGTTCGTAGAAATGTGGGTTTTTTGTTTCAAGGTGGGGGGTTAGTACGGCAGCTTTCGGCTTTGGATAATGTATTGTGTGGCCGGTTGGGGGCGCTTTCTGCTTGGCAAACTTTGGGGGGGTTTAGCAAAAAAGACCGGCAGGATGCTTTGGAGTTATTAGAAAGTTTAGGTTTAGGGAATTTAGCAGATCAAAAAACGGGCTTGTTGAGTGGGGGACAGCAGCAGAGGGTAGCCATTGCTAGGGCTTTAATTCAGCGTCCAGAGATTTTATTAGCTGATGAACCGACGACAGGTTTAGATGTGCTGGCGGCGCGTCAGGTGATGGATATTTTTGCTAATTTGTGCAGAGAAAAAAATATAACAGTGGTGGTGGTTTTGCATGATTTGGAGTTGGCGAGTTTGTATGCAGATAGGGCGGTGATTTTGGATGCAGGGCGTGTGATTTATGATGGTGTTTGTGGAGATTTATCTAAACAATTTGCTGATTTAAAACCAGTTAAATTATAATAGTTTTTTGGGATTTGAGAAGGCCGGTTTCTTGAAATAAGCGGCTTCCTAAGTTTACTTAAAAAGGAGAGGGAGAAATGAAAAAAAATTTTGTAGTTTGGTGGAAAAGAAATGGTTGGGCGCGGTGGTTCGGGATTGGATTGAGCGTGGTTTTGGTGTATGGGTGGGCGTTGCAGGGTTTAGAAATAAATTTAGATTTGTTGCGGGATAGTTGGCCGAATATTATTGATTTTTTGGTTAGGCTGTGGCCGCCAAATTGGGAGATTTTGGATGTGGCGGTTAAGGCGTTAATTGAAACGGTGCAGATGTCGATTTGGGGTACGACTATAGGGGCGATTATTTCGCTGCCAATTGCAATTTGTAGCGCTCATAATTTGGCTCCAAAATGGTTACAGTGGATTGCAAATTTTTTGCAGAATGCGGTGAGATCGGTTCCTTCTATTGTGTTGGGTTTAATTTTTGTGGCGGCGACGGGTTTGGGGGCGCCGGCGGGGACTTTGGCGGTGGGTATTTATACGGTTGGTTATCTTGGGAAGTTTTATCAAGAGGCGATAGAGGCTGTTGAACCTCGTTCGCTGGAGGCTTTGCGGGTGTCGGGGGCTTCTTGGTTACAGGTGGCGCAGTATGGAATTTTGCCGCAGGTTGTGCCTTTGAGTTTGGGATATACGCTGTATATGTTTGAGTATAATATCCGGGCGGCTTCGGTTTTGGGGGTTGTGGGTGCCGGGGGTATTGGTTTTGAGTTGGTGAATTATATTCGGGCTTTTGAATATAATAAGGCGACTACTATGATGTTGGTTTTGTTGGTTGTGGTGACGGTTATTGATGGGGTTAGTAGTAAGTTAAGGCAGAGATTGGAGAGGTTATAAACCGCAGATGTAAGGCAGGCAGGATGCCTACCCCACAGATGAACACGGATAGCTTATCTGCGTAGCGCTTACGCGCCGCTACGCGTACATCTGCGTTTATCTGCGGTTAAAATTAAAGTTAATGTTAGGGAGAATAGTTTTATGGAAAGTATTAAAATTCGTTCTCGTGTTGGTTCGGATGGGATTTTACGTTTGGATGTGCCGGTGGGTTTTTGTGATGAGGAAATAGAGGTGACGGTGATGGTAGAAAAAGTGGGGCCGGTTGTTAAGTCTCCTGAAAATTTGGGTTGGCCGGCTGGTTTTTTTGATAGAACGTGGGGTAGTTGTGCAGATGATCCGATTGTCATTGATGATGAGGGAATATCCGAAGAACTTGATGATAATTTAGATGGGGTTTTTGATGAAAAGGCAGAAATTGTGTGATGTATTTGCTTGATACTAATGTTTGTGTGATTTATTTGAATAACCGCTCTCTGGTGCTTCGACAACGGCTAGAACGCATACCTATAAAAGATATCGCTGTGTGTTCTGTGGTGAAGGGAGAGTTATTTTATGGCGCATTGCGAAGTAACAATACCCAGCGGAGTTTAGAGAGACAGCAAGCGTTTTTGAATCAGTTTGTGTCTTTACCTTTTGATGATGAGGCGGCTACTGTTTACGCTCGAATTCGTGCTGAATTGGCAGGGAGGGGAACACCAATCGGAGCAAATGATTTACAAATTGCGGCTATTGCTTTAGCAAACAATTTAATTTTGGTAACGCATAATACTCGTGAGTTTAGCCGCGTTGATGGGTTAAAAATTGAAGATTGGGAAGTGGAGTAATAGTTGAGGATTAAGAGGTTAAAATTAAGCGGTGAATGGCTTCTTTTTTGTGTAGCTGCCGGTTTGAATCGGCTTGTGTGTGGGTTAGCACAGCGGGTTGGCGCGATGGGTTGGCGCGACGGGTTGAAACCGGCCGGTACAGGAATAAAGCCCTAGCGGGCTATTTTTTTTTGTTTATTTTTCTCTGACGAGAGTTAATAATAGTTATAAATTTTTGGGGTTAGTTTGCCGGTAGACTGGTGTGGTAGTTATTCAAAGGTGCGTTATGGATGCTAAGGAACTGCTGGCAAAATATGCAGAGGGTGAAAGGAATTTTCAAAAAATACAACTAGCAGAGATTGATTTAACAGGTGTAGACTTGAGCGGGGTAGACTTTTCTTATGCAAATTTGAGTGCTGTTGATCTGAGTAAGGCAAACTTGACTAATGCCAAATTTTATGGTGCCAACTTGATGAGAGGAAATTTCACCGGCGCTGATTTACGCAATGTTGTTATCAATTCAGCAAACTTGAGTGGGGCAGATTTTAGTGGTGCAGATTTGAGTGGGGCTAACTTGGATAGTAGTAATTTGAATAATGCTACTTTTGATAAGGCAAATTTGAGCAAAGCAAGTCTGAGATCGGCTAATTTAACAGGAGCTTCTTTAATGGAAGCTGATATCAGTCCGGCGACTTTAGATAATGCCAATTTAACGGGGGCTGATTTGGGTAAAGCTGATTTGAGTGGGGCAAATTTAATCGGTGTAAAGCTACAAAGTGCCAATTTTCAAGAAGCACAACTCCGGCAAGTTAATTTACAGAATGTGGATTTGTCGGGATTTAATCTTTCTGGGGTAGATTTGAGTGCTGCAAATTTGGCAGGAACGAATCTCAAAAAAGCTAATCTGCGAGGGGCAAATTTAGAAAGATCAAGCCTTATAGGGGCAAATTTGATTCGGGCAAATCTGAAAGGAGCTAATCTTAAAAGGGCTGATTTGACGGATGCAAAAACCTACGGTGTCAGCATTAAAGAGGCTGATTTAACGAATGCAATTATGCCGGATGGAGAACGGTATAAGCAGGAAGATAGCGAGAAAAAGTAATGTTTAATTAGGAAAAGGCGGTAAAAATTAAGTTTACTGCCTTGCCTGGTGATGGGGATATTTTACGGGGCCGGTGTTGTATGTCGCTTGTGGCATTTTTCTCTGATGAGAGTTAATAATACTTATGGATTTTTGGGTTAGTTTGCTGATAAGCTTTTGTAGTAGTTATTTAAAGGTGCGTTATGGATGCTGAGACACTTTTAGAAAGATACGCATCAGGTGCGCGAGGTTTTCGGTCAGTACAGCTTAGTGGGGTAGACCTTACAGAGGCCAATTTAATCCAGATAGACCTTTACGCCGCTGATTTAACGGCAGCAGATTTAAGTGGAGCAAACCTTACGCAGGCTAACATAGGATCAGCTAACCTAACGAGAACAGACCTCACCGATGCCAATATGACCCAGGTGCAGATGGGATCTGCTAATTTGAGTCAGGCTGATTTGAGTGGTGCTGATTTGCGGGGAGCTAACGGCGGAATTAACAATTTAACTCAAGCAAATTTGGATAAGGCAAATTTGAGCGGTGCTCAGCTTCCCAGTTCAAATCTAACGAGTGCTTCTTTAGTTGAAGCCGATTTGAGTAGAGCAAATTTAAGTAATGTCAATTTGACTTCAGCAGATTTAACTGACTCCAATTTAAGCGGAGCAAATTTAAGTAATGCGAATTTGAATTCCGCCGATTTAACTGACTCAGACTTAAGCGTAGCAAATTTAAGTGGTTCGATTCTCTCAAACACAAATTTTAAGCCCAAAAAAGTGCGGGGGATTAATTTAAGCCGTGTTATTTTATCAGGGATGAACTTAGCCGGCCTAGATTTGAGTGTATCTAACCTTGAAAACGCCAACCTCAGCGAAGCTTCACTAGAAGAATGCAATTTAGAAAGAGCGAGTTTGCGAAACGCCAATTTAACAAAAGCAAATTTAAAACACGCAAACCTGTCAAAAGCAGACCTCACCGGCGCAAATATTGAAGGAGCAAATCTGGAAAACGCAGACCTAAATCGTGCGATAATGCCAGATGGAAAACGCAATAAAGCAGAGAAATCTGAAAAAACCACAAAAACAACAACTCAAATGACCAAAAAAATCATCCGTTCAGAACAAGCACCGGCCCCCGTTGGCCCCTATAACCAAGCAATTGCAGCCACCGGCACCACCATATTTCTAGCCGGCCAAATACCCCTAGATCCCAGAATAAACGAAATCCTATATCCCGAAGACATTACAAAACAAACCGAACAAGTAATAGCCAATATTCAAGCAGTATTAAAAGAAGCCGGTGCCGGTTTAGAAAACGTCGTCAAAACCACCGTTTTCCTCAAAGACATGAACGACTTCGCCGCCATGAACGCCGTTTACTCCAAATACTTTGACGCCGCCACCGCACCCGCCAGATCAACCATCCAAGTCGCAAGACTCCCCAAAGACGCACTCGTAGAAATTGAGTGTATAGCTGTTATATAAAAAACGCAGATAAACACAGAAGCCTGCTCTGCATTTATCCGCGCCTACATCTGTGGGGCAGGCATCTTGCCTGCCATACATCTGCGGTTAAAAAATCCCCCCTACTTCACAGCAACAACCGCACCTTGACTTTCTTGAGCCAACCGGCCCACAGCACACACAGCATAAGTACCAGGAGCAACACTCACAGAAGTGCTAGAAGCCGGCAACACTCGCACAAGCGACCAATTACTACCCTCTTGCTTATACACACTCCACGAGCGCACCTGAGAAGAACTATTCCAAGTGAGCTTACCATCCTTCGCCGTTACACCCGCCGGAGTAGCCGGTGCCGTTGAACTCATCCAAGACAAAGTAGGCACCAAAGCCGGCCCATTATAACAACCAGCCTTCAAATTATCGCTAATTCCCTCCTTATTTTCATTTAACATTTTGACGTTGTTAAAAATATTGCCTAGCGACAACTTAGGAGCCAAACCACGAGTCAAATTAACCTGATTATTAACCTCTTCCAAAGTTAAAGTCTTCGCCTCAAGCTGAGCCAAACTATTCCCAGCATAAATATGCTTGCCTTTGGGGTTATTTTGTGTCCACCATTCCAGCAATACCGGGTAACTTTGACCGGCTTGATCTGCCCGCCAAATCAACTGAGGAGCCAAGAAATCAACCCAACCTTCAGCCAGCCATTTCTTCGAGTCTGCAAACAACTCATTGTAAGCATCCATACCCTTAATTTGGGCCGGTTGTCCGGGGCGATAAATCCCAAACGGACTAATACCAAACTTCACATGAGACTTAACGCTGCGAATACCCTCAGCCACTCGCTTGATGACTTTGTTGATATTATCCCTGCGCCAATCAGCAATACTTAAAGTGCCACCACCGGCCTTATAAGCATCGTAAGTTTTGGTATCGCCAATTGTTTGATCCTTCACCGGATAAGGATAAAACGAATCATTAATATGAACGCCATCGACATCATACCGGCGCACCACATCCATGATCACATCATAAGCGCGGTCTTGCACAACTTTTTCACCGGGATTCATCCAAAACTGCTTATTATATTCATAAACAACGTCTGGATTGGTCACCGAAATATGAGGGCTAACCGGCACAGTTTTAGAAGACAACCGAGCGCGATTCAAATTAAACCAAGCGTGCAATTCTAAATTACGTTTCCGGCATTCATCTATTGCAAATTGCAGCGGATCATAATCAGGTGCTTTACCTTGGGTACCCGTCAGCGCCGCACTCCAAGGCTCCAAATCTGACTTATACAAAGCATCGCCTTCTGCCCGCACTTGGAATATCACGGCGTTAAAATTCAACTCTTGCAAGCGGTCAAGCAGCTTAATTAATTCAGCTTTTTGCTGATCGCCAGAAAGCCCCTGTTTAGATGGCCAATCTCCCGACACTGCCGGAATATAAGCACCGCGAAACTCGCGTTTATGATTCACAGACACCACTTGAGGCGCGCTAGGAGTGGGTGCCGGTGCCGGTGTTGGTGTGGGGGTTGGTTTTGGTGCGGGTGCCGGTGCTGGTGCTGGTGCCGGTGTGGGGATAACCACAACTGGGGGAGTGGGTGTAGGAGTTGGTGCAGGTGCCGGTGCCGGTGCCGGTGTTGGTTTCACGCCAATATTTTGCGGCGGAACCACAATAAAATCAAAAGCAATATTATCCGCCTTGCCTTGATAAACCAAAGTTTGATAAATAAACGCCGCAACTTGAGCACGAGTTGCCCCAAACAGCGGTTTAAGACTTTCCAATTTCGGGTAATTTACCACCATTCCCGCCATTGTTGCCGCTGCTACAGCCTCGGTTGCATAACTGGGAATTTCGCCGGCATCTTGATAAAGTTCTGCCAAAGCAATTTTCAATTTAGGAACCGTTGAAGTAATTCCCAAACCATTTACCAAAGACACCAAAGCTTGCACGCGGGGAATATTATCATCGGGGCGAAAACGCTTGTCTGGATAACCCGATAAAAATTCTGTTTCGTAAGCTTTTTGAATGGCTGCGGCTGCCCAATGCTCTTTTGGAACATCCACAAAACTAGAATATTGCCGGCTATTGTTTTTGGGAAATGCTTTTAACAAAAGGGCAGCAAACTGTGCGCGAGTGATCGGTTCATTAGGGCGAAATGTGCCATTTTCAAAGCCACTAATTATACCGCGACTGGCTAAGGCTTCAATAAAAGGTTTTGCCCAGTGATCTTGTATATCTGAAAAACGTGGTGAAGTAGATGTTACCATTTTTACCTCTTTTTAAAGTGGGTAGATTTTAACACCGGGCAACGTGATTGCAACAGAGGGCTGTCACCCTTTGTTTTTCCTCGGTGTTTACACTTCTACAGTCTTTCTTTTTCTCCGGGTGCTTTTCCGGGTAATTTCTTAAGAATCTTTTTTTCGGGACAGGCGGTAAAGCCGAGGAAGTTCTCTCGATTAGGTTTATTTTTTAACCGCAGATAAACGCAGATGGACGCAGATAGGTTATCTGTTTTCATTTGCGTTCATCTGCGGTTTATTTTATTACTTAACCGTTACTACAACGCCTTGGCTTTCATTGGCTTTTTTATCCACCGCACAAAGCGCATAGGTTCCTGCGGGGGCTTTTAGGGAAGTGACAGAAACCGGCAACACATTTATTAATCGCCAAGTGCTACCTTCTTGATAATAAAGTGTCCAAGAACGGATATCCTGCGTGGCTGCCGGCTTCCAGGTTATTTGGCCGTTTTCTGATTTTAATTCTGCGGGAATTTCTGGGGGAGTATTATCAATTTCTGGCATTGTCGGAACCAGGGCCGGTTGAGCATAAGTTGAAGCTTTAAACGTCTCGCAGATATTCTCCCGGTTCTCTAAAAAGCCTTTCATTGGGAAGTAGATATTCCCTAAAGAAAGTTGATTTTTTAAGTTGCGGCTAATTTCTACTTGCTGCGTAATTTCTTCAATTTTCCAGGCTTTACCATCTAGCAAGCCTAAGTTGTTGCCGGTGTAAATATGTTTGCCTTTGGGGTTATTTTCTACCCACCATTTTAACAACATTGGATAACTTTGAGCAGCTTGGTCAATACGCCAGTAAAGCTGGGGTGAGAGATAATCTAACCAGCCTTCCTGTAACCATTTTTTCACATCGGCATACAGTTCGCCATATTGATCTAAACCTTTACTTCCGGGTGGTTGTCCGGGGCGATAAATCCCAAACGGACTAATACCAAATTTAACATGAGGTTTGATAGCTTTAATGCCCTCAGCAAGGCGTTTAACCATTTTATTGACATTCTCCCTCCGCCAATCTCCCAGGTTTAAGGTTCCCCCTTTTGACTTATAATCTGCATAAGTTTTGTTATCGGGGAAGCTTTGACCGGCAATGGGATAGGGATAAAAATAATCGTCAATATGAATGCCATCGACATCATACCGGCGCAGCACATCCATCATTACTTCAAAGGTGCGGTCTTGGACAATTTGCAAACCAGGGTCCATCCACAATTGATTACCCCATTCATATACACATTCAGGGTTTGTGGCGGCAATATGGGGACGCACGGATGCAGCGCTTTTTGTTGAAGTTTTGGCGCGGTAAGGATTAAACCAGGCGTGGAGTTCTAAATTGCGTTTATGACATTCTTCGATAGCAAATTGTAGCGGATCGTAATAGGGTTCTGGTGCTTTGCCAGGGGTGCCGGTCAGCCAAATACTCCAGGGTTCTAATTGGGAAGGATAAATTGCATCGCCTTCGGGTCGTACTTGGAAAACAACGGCGTTTAAATTCAGCGATTGAACTAAATCTAAGATTTTGATTAATTCATCTTTTTGCTGCTGGCTAGAAAGTCCTCTTTTCGAGGGCCAGTCGCTATTCCATACCGTTGTTAGCCACACGCCCCGAAATTCTCTTGTATGGGAAACTTTGACAATTTGCTGGAGGTTATTATCGGTGTTGCCGCTGTTGAATTGTGGCGGTATTATCAGATAATCTGATTGAATTTTTGGCGCTTGACCTAGATAAACCAAGGCTTGATAAATAAAGGAAACAACTTCGCCTCTTGTAGCACTTTGGCTGGGTCGAAGTAATCTTAAATTGGGATAATTTACAACCAAACCCGTGCCGGTGGCAATGGCGGCTCTTTCGGTAGCGTAGGGAGGAATTAAACCGGCATCTTGATAAATTTCCGAGAGGGAACTTTGTAAGAGTGCGGTGTTATTAACTGTAATTCCTAACCCCCCAATCAAAGAAACTAAAACTTGAATGCGAGTGATTCTTTCATTGGGCTGAAAAGTTTTATCAGGGAACCCAGAAATAAACCCACTTTCGTAAGCTTGCTGGATGGCCGGCGCACCCCAAAAACTTGAAGAAACATCAGAAAAAGGAATATAAGCGCGTTTTACGCTCATCGTAAAAGCTTTGCGGAGAATGGCAGCATATTCAGCCCGATTCATAGCTTGATTAGGCCGAAATGTTCCATCAGGAAATCCGCTAATAATGTTACGCGATCTTAAACCTTCAATGAAGGGGCGCGCCCAGTGATTTTGAATATCCGTAAATTGACTATTTGTTGCAACCATATCAGTTTTGTTGGTTATATGATGAGATTTTACCATCGGCTTTCATCAACTTAACCAACTGGGGGTGAAGCTTTACTAATTGTCATCATTCAACAGTCCTTGAGGAAAGCTTTTTAAAGCTTATTTGTCGCAGTTGGGGTGCCGGCGGATGAAGCGCTCTGTTTTTATTTGACAAAAAGCTGTAAATATGCTTGGTTAGTTTTTAGAAAAATCAGACAAACGCATCAAAGGCTGAGATTACCCTTTGCCGATGAGCCAATTTAGAACCAACTCAGCTTGTGGCGCTGCTCAGTGATGGGGCAAAAACTGGCCCTGGTTGGCAAAAACGCCCTCTTTTAATTAATTTTGAGAATTGCTAAAAAATAAAAAAATTCAAATTTTTAAATTATTTCGGTGGGAAAATATCGCCAAAAAAAATTAAGAGCCGGTTAGTCAAACCAAAATCTTTATAGAAAAAAACAATGTCAACCATTGAAAATTTAGAAGCTATCTGTGACGGGATCTAGGCACCGGCCAAAACACTCATACCCAATATCGACAAAACAAGCGGTTGATGAGTGGGCGTGTTAACAGTTGGGGGGGCCCCACAAGCCGCATTTACAGAGTACGCTAACATCAAAGACTGCCCATTGGGCGGGCAGTGTGGGGGCCGGCCTCAGCTTAACCGCAATCAACTAAAAAAATTTCCGATTTTTTGCCAAACTTTCCTACCCAAACTCATCCTAACCATGCTATACTTTCTCCAGATCACGAGATTTGATTCGGTTGCAGCGTTTGTTTTCATTGACTTGCATTTTGCTTTTGGTGTTGACAGGCTTACCTCCGAAATCTAAGTCTCTGCGCTGTTTTGGTTTTGGAGAGAGTCCATGTCTATTTATGTGGGAAATTTATCCTACAAAGTTACAGAAGAAGATTTGACTGCTGTTTTTGCTGAGTACGGTAGTGTTAAGCGGGTTCAACTACCCGTAGACCGAGAAACTGGCCGGATGCGCGGCTTTGGTTTTGTCGAAATGTCTACCGATGAAGAAGAAGAAGCAGCCATCGAAGCGCTAAACGGTGCGGAGTGGATGGGCCGTGACATGAAAGTGAACAAGGCCAAGCCCCGCGAAAATAATCGTCGTCCGGCTGGTGGCGGTCGTCGTGAAAATAATAACTTTTCTCGCCGCTACTAAACAGACAGGCTAAAACCTTTTAGGTTCACTTAGTCGGCCTTAATAATAATAGAGGCCCCCAGAAATATAAAAATATATGGGACTCAAGCAATTTTGCTTGGGTCTTTTTTAAGGCTTGGATCAAACAAACATCATTCCTTATACAAACCATTTAAAAGTAGCAAAATTTACCAGAACCTAAAAATAAAATCAATCTATTTTTAGTAGTAAAATAAATCGCGGTGAAGTAGTGAGAGGCTAAAAATGCACATTTTGGCGATGTTATCAACGCTTTGGCTCAGCCAAACACCACCGCCCCCCCAACCACAAGAAATTGTAGTGCCGCAACAAGTCCGCCCCTTACCCGGACAGTTGGATACGGTGCCGATGTTTAACAGCAACAGCCCCGAAGTTGTGCAAAAAGAAGGCATTTTGCTTTCCACCTTTCCCCCCACAGGCCGCAATATTCCCAGCGCCCACCTCAACTTCCCATTTCAAGGACGCTTTGACCTTTTTGCTCACCACATCGCCAAAGCAGACCCACCAGAAAACTT
Protein-coding regions in this window:
- a CDS encoding NUDIX hydrolase, which encodes MTYRNPVPTVDIIIELVDRQDRPIVLIERRNPPHGWALPGGFVDYGEPVEVAARREALEETGLNVELIEQFCVYSDPNRDPRQHTLSVVFIAAATGEPQAADDAKNLGLFVFSSLPDVLCFDHDRILRDYWFYRHYHIRPRLGF
- a CDS encoding phosphate/phosphite/phosphonate ABC transporter substrate-binding protein — protein: MNEFVGVVGLARKRVVLGAGILCLGLAGLTGCGQEQASQNTTTSQNTPAATAGNTAQNTPQTSSQPMSKLTVAFASRKDATELEAKAKAVGEFLSKEMGMPVETVIGDDTAAVEALRSDKVDAAFLSSRPALKAEELAGSRLVLAEVRKDYSGGHTYNSVLVVKEDSPLAQKATAKETLEQLKDKKMAFASRTSGSGFIIPTGELVGQGLVDGPDRLENFFSQVNYGDGYSSALKAVLQDQADVAAVSEYALKPPYITEEEAAQLRVLHSIPGVPAHGITLDDDVPADVKEKFVNAMMKLNEPANNQLLTALYNSTELVKVDHDKHLAPMKDSLKRANMTP
- a CDS encoding phosphonate ABC transporter ATP-binding protein; this encodes MIIECKGIETGYNLALGRPILNGINFSVKSGEFVTLLGLNGAGKSTLLKALVGLVPIQKGEICVKEVPVKGETLKEVRRNVGFLFQGGGLVRQLSALDNVLCGRLGALSAWQTLGGFSKKDRQDALELLESLGLGNLADQKTGLLSGGQQQRVAIARALIQRPEILLADEPTTGLDVLAARQVMDIFANLCREKNITVVVVLHDLELASLYADRAVILDAGRVIYDGVCGDLSKQFADLKPVKL
- the phnE gene encoding phosphonate ABC transporter, permease protein PhnE, with product MKKNFVVWWKRNGWARWFGIGLSVVLVYGWALQGLEINLDLLRDSWPNIIDFLVRLWPPNWEILDVAVKALIETVQMSIWGTTIGAIISLPIAICSAHNLAPKWLQWIANFLQNAVRSVPSIVLGLIFVAATGLGAPAGTLAVGIYTVGYLGKFYQEAIEAVEPRSLEALRVSGASWLQVAQYGILPQVVPLSLGYTLYMFEYNIRAASVLGVVGAGGIGFELVNYIRAFEYNKATTMMLVLLVVVTVIDGVSSKLRQRLERL
- a CDS encoding type II toxin-antitoxin system VapC family toxin, which gives rise to MYLLDTNVCVIYLNNRSLVLRQRLERIPIKDIAVCSVVKGELFYGALRSNNTQRSLERQQAFLNQFVSLPFDDEAATVYARIRAELAGRGTPIGANDLQIAAIALANNLILVTHNTREFSRVDGLKIEDWEVE
- a CDS encoding pentapeptide repeat-containing protein — its product is MDAKELLAKYAEGERNFQKIQLAEIDLTGVDLSGVDFSYANLSAVDLSKANLTNAKFYGANLMRGNFTGADLRNVVINSANLSGADFSGADLSGANLDSSNLNNATFDKANLSKASLRSANLTGASLMEADISPATLDNANLTGADLGKADLSGANLIGVKLQSANFQEAQLRQVNLQNVDLSGFNLSGVDLSAANLAGTNLKKANLRGANLERSSLIGANLIRANLKGANLKRADLTDAKTYGVSIKEADLTNAIMPDGERYKQEDSEKK
- a CDS encoding Rid family detoxifying hydrolase; amino-acid sequence: MDAETLLERYASGARGFRSVQLSGVDLTEANLIQIDLYAADLTAADLSGANLTQANIGSANLTRTDLTDANMTQVQMGSANLSQADLSGADLRGANGGINNLTQANLDKANLSGAQLPSSNLTSASLVEADLSRANLSNVNLTSADLTDSNLSGANLSNANLNSADLTDSDLSVANLSGSILSNTNFKPKKVRGINLSRVILSGMNLAGLDLSVSNLENANLSEASLEECNLERASLRNANLTKANLKHANLSKADLTGANIEGANLENADLNRAIMPDGKRNKAEKSEKTTKTTTQMTKKIIRSEQAPAPVGPYNQAIAATGTTIFLAGQIPLDPRINEILYPEDITKQTEQVIANIQAVLKEAGAGLENVVKTTVFLKDMNDFAAMNAVYSKYFDAATAPARSTIQVARLPKDALVEIECIAVI